The proteins below come from a single Ailuropoda melanoleuca isolate Jingjing chromosome 1, ASM200744v2, whole genome shotgun sequence genomic window:
- the SUMO3 gene encoding small ubiquitin-related modifier 3, with protein sequence MPRSQNHRDEELGAGQRGVRVQRARFQCRSTNSVLKLDVVKVVGRQEGVKTENDHINLKVAGQDGSVVQFKIKRHTPLSKLMKAYCERQGLSMRQIRFRFDGQPINETDTPAQLEMEDEDTIDVFQQQTGGSRDSSCP encoded by the exons ATGCCTAggagtcaaaatcatagagacgaagaactgggggctgggcagaggggagtTAGGGTTCAACGGGCACGGTTTCAGTGCCGCTCAACAAACAGCGTTCTAAAGCTGGATGTGGTGAAGGTTGTGGGGCGTCAG GAGGGCGTGAAGACCGAGAACGACCACATCAACCTGAAGGTGGCGGGGCAGGACGGCTCCGTGGTGCAGTTCAAGATCAAGAGACACACGCCGCTGAGCAAGCTGATGAAGGCCTACTGCGAGAGGCAG ggCTTGTCAATGAGACAGATTAGATTCAGGTTTGATGGGCAGCCGATTAACGAAACAGACACCCCTGCACAG CTGGAGATGGAGGACGAAGACACCATCGACGTGTTCCAGCAGCAGACAGGAGGCTCGCGGGACAGCAGCTGCCCCTAA